The Candidatus Effluviviaceae Genus V sp. region CCAGAAAGCGCGGGGGGCGACTGAGACCGAGCGCCTCCCCCAGCCGGACCACGGCCCTGGGAGGCCGCCGCGCCTCGAACACCCGCCTGAGAGCGTCCTCCGCGTTCTCGGCGGCGAACGAGACGAGCAACCGCTTCTTCCCCCTCCGCGGGGCATGCAGACGAACCCGTCGGCCGGCCCGTTCGGAGAGCCACCCGGCGATGGCCTCGCCGTCCTCGGGCTCTCCGTCGACCAGCACCTCGGAGGGAACGTCCGACGAGAGGGCGTAGAACTGTTTGAGGAGCGACGCCAGCATCTCGCCGTCCCCGGTCTCGGGACCGACGTCGAGCGGGAGGCTCTCGCAGGCGACGAGCTTGCCGGCCCGCACCCTGACGACGGAGGCGACCGTGTAGCCCGCGTGCCGCGCGACCGCGACCGCGTCCTGGTCGGCGCCGTTGGCCGTCAGCACGCGCTGTCTCCTGAGGATTGTGTCGATGTCCCGGATGCGGTCTCTGAGTGCTGCCGCCTCCTCGAAGCGGCGCTCGCGCGAGGCGGCCTCCATCCGTTCGGTCAGGAGCGCGACGACGTGACCTCCCCGACCGTCCAGGAAGAGACACAGCTCGTCGATCATCTGACGGTACTCGTCCATCGATACGAGGCCGACGCAGGGCGCGTTGCACCGTCCTATCTGCTCGTTGAGGCACGGGCGCTCGCGGACCCGGAACGTCTTGCACTGTCTGATCGGGAAGACCTGTCGCACCATTCGAAGGGTCCTCCGCATCGCGCGGGCGTCGGTGTACGGTCCGAAGTACCGCGACCCGTCCTGTCGGACGTTCCTCGTGACCGAGACACGGGGGTAGTCCTCGCCGAGCGTGACCTTGATGAACGGATAGCGCTTGTCGTCCCGCAGCTTGACGTTGTACCTGGGGCGGTGTTCCTTGATGAGGTTGGACTCGAGGATGAGCGCCTCGGTCTCCGACTCCGTGACGATGAACGAGAGCGATGCCAGCTTGCGGCGGAGAATGGCCACCTTGCGGTCGGCCGTCGCGGCGGAGCCCGTGTACGTCCTCAGGCGGTTCCTGAGGTTGAGCGCCTTCCCGACGTATATGACGCGGTCGCTCCTGTCCCGGAGCAGATAGACCCCCGGCCTGGCCGGCGCCGTGGGAAACGACCTCGCTCCCGCCATGCGTCCTCCCGAAGAACCGCGCTGCGCTCCCATACGGCAACCTTTAGCCCGCGGGCGGGCCGGTGTCAACCGGCCGGGACGCCCGGGCAGGTACCAGGTTGATGGCCTTGACGCGGGGCGCTCTCGCTGGTATATTCATGCATTCGATGATGTCCACGGCGTGGCCGGCGGCACCCGGCTCCGCGCGAACCATGGAGGGAACGACGCATGCCGCACATGAAGTCCGCGAAGAAGCGGCTGAGGCAGGACGAGAAGCTTCAGATGAGGAACCGGGGCATCCGCTCCCGGATGCAGACGGCCATCAGAAGGGCCAACGAGGCCTCTCCCGAGGATCGTGAGGCGGCCGTGAGGCGCGCCGTGTCCGCCATCGATCGGGCCGTCAAGGCCGGTGTCATCAAGAAGGCAACGGCCAGCAGAAAGAAGTCCACTCTGATGAAGCAGCCGTCGTCCGAGAGCGACGCCTGAGCCTCACGACCCGCTAACGAAAAGAAACGGCCGGGACTCCATCCGGAGACCCGGCCGTTCGCATGTCGTAGAACCTCCGCCTCTCACAGCTTCGGCTAGCCGA contains the following coding sequences:
- the uvrC gene encoding excinuclease ABC subunit UvrC; translated protein: MGAQRGSSGGRMAGARSFPTAPARPGVYLLRDRSDRVIYVGKALNLRNRLRTYTGSAATADRKVAILRRKLASLSFIVTESETEALILESNLIKEHRPRYNVKLRDDKRYPFIKVTLGEDYPRVSVTRNVRQDGSRYFGPYTDARAMRRTLRMVRQVFPIRQCKTFRVRERPCLNEQIGRCNAPCVGLVSMDEYRQMIDELCLFLDGRGGHVVALLTERMEAASRERRFEEAAALRDRIRDIDTILRRQRVLTANGADQDAVAVARHAGYTVASVVRVRAGKLVACESLPLDVGPETGDGEMLASLLKQFYALSSDVPSEVLVDGEPEDGEAIAGWLSERAGRRVRLHAPRRGKKRLLVSFAAENAEDALRRVFEARRPPRAVVRLGEALGLSRPPRFLAAVDISNVSGALAVGTVVTFRDGRPDRSLYRRYRINSVKGSDDYAMIREVVGRHLRRARKGDVERPDLMLIDGGKGQLSSARAAVSRAGERGIALAAIAKREEEVFVPGRSTPLSLDDHPLARRLLIRARDEVHRFSVTYHRTLRDRETRRSALDAIAGVGPERKEALLKHFGSPAAVAGSSVEALMEVPGIGRRTAERIKEALSD
- the rpsT gene encoding 30S ribosomal protein S20 — its product is MPHMKSAKKRLRQDEKLQMRNRGIRSRMQTAIRRANEASPEDREAAVRRAVSAIDRAVKAGVIKKATASRKKSTLMKQPSSESDA